A window of the Rhodohalobacter mucosus genome harbors these coding sequences:
- a CDS encoding CBS domain-containing protein yields MKNSDRFISLFKKLEKLVAEQSQLPRDESFSKMLAEITRGNTVFRHYKEYIQQYAKLRNAIVHESVSDDKAIAEPHDEVLSRLEEIVKKIENPAKVIPKFQVKIESVKPGTMISDALDRFYKGNYSQLPVIEDGKFFDLLTTDAVARWIAAHKEKGGYLLENVAIREVLPYKEVQDNFSFISRRTTLLDVLEIFRKIDYKEQPLDALLITNDGKKEQKLMGIITHYDVSKIYSLI; encoded by the coding sequence ATGAAGAATTCTGATAGATTTATCTCTTTGTTTAAAAAACTGGAAAAGTTAGTAGCCGAACAATCCCAATTACCAAGAGATGAAAGTTTTAGCAAAATGTTAGCTGAGATTACAAGAGGAAATACTGTATTCAGGCACTATAAAGAATATATCCAACAATATGCCAAACTTAGAAATGCTATAGTACACGAAAGTGTAAGCGATGATAAGGCGATAGCTGAACCTCACGATGAGGTATTATCTAGACTGGAAGAAATTGTCAAAAAAATCGAGAATCCAGCTAAAGTCATCCCTAAATTTCAGGTTAAGATTGAATCGGTTAAACCTGGGACAATGATTTCAGATGCACTGGACCGTTTCTATAAAGGAAACTATTCGCAATTACCCGTAATCGAAGATGGAAAATTTTTTGACTTATTAACTACTGATGCGGTTGCAAGGTGGATTGCAGCTCATAAAGAGAAAGGTGGATACTTATTAGAAAATGTAGCTATCCGTGAAGTATTACCTTACAAGGAAGTACAAGATAATTTTAGTTTCATTTCAAGAAGAACAACACTTCTTGATGTCCTAGAGATTTTTAGGAAAATCGATTATAAAGAGCAACCACTTGACGCTCTTCTGATTACGAATGATGGAAAAAAAGAACAAAAATTGATGGGTATTATAACTCATTATGATGTTTCAAAAATTTACTCACTAATATAA
- a CDS encoding phospholipase D-like domain-containing anti-phage protein: MIKRYSSRSHKIDESFLNEKLRSAESYDRIAGYFSSSILEVAGEAIEQIPGKVRIICNSDLQQQDVATARAAEMAIRKEWTSKVEMEKLEKANPRLRRLFKLLKSGKMEVRVLPSEEFGLIHGKAGLITQKDGSQLAFMGSTNETYSAWKLNYEMLWEDSSDEAIDWVKKEFNGLWNHPSAVPLSDFVIEDIGRISKRVVIRKEEWEEDGDPAGAVVETPVYRKEYGLWPHQKYFVKVAWDEFQSGRGARFVLADQVGLGKTIQLALTALLIALKTKGPILVIAPKTLIWQWQEEMKHLLNMPSAVWDGRQWVDENGISYPSSGRESVTNCPRRVGILSQGLIVQAGEIPDYLLNQHYECVIVDECHRARRKNLKKDGENEPIQPNNMMDFLLKISPKTNNMLLATATPVQLYPIEAFDLLTILNRGSDHVIGDELSIWKRDKAYTLELIQGKQDVPEDVNEIWDWVRNPLPPANEKAQLFGLIRRRLQKSPTDSVATGPEFNDLNPADKRRLQSNVESIFSEHNPFIRHIIRRERKFLEETIDPKTNEPFLKPVRVRLHGEADHEAVTLPGYLRDAYQSAEEFCDELGERMRAAGFMRTMLLRRMGSSIQAGKNTAIKFLGNQFQDLEAEEEDYVSSINDTETQKVETEEDQSIITSEMTDKEREILIRLISQLDSHKDKDPKYASLKEYLFKKNWLQLGCIVFSQYHDTIRYMADQLSEEFPEIEIAIYAGGNKSGIIKKGEFKPEKKETIKARVQRGELKLLFGTDSASEGLNLQRLGTLINLDLPWNPTRLEQRKGRIQRIGQTRDVVDVYNMRYKDSVEDRVHELLSDRLEGIYDLFGQLPDVLEDVWIEVAIGEKKQAEKIINQVPKEHPFEMRYHQIENIDWETCERVLFEDDKKEQLLKGWS; the protein is encoded by the coding sequence ATGATCAAAAGATATTCCTCCAGATCGCACAAAATAGATGAATCGTTCTTAAACGAAAAGCTCCGGAGTGCGGAATCATATGATCGAATTGCCGGGTATTTCAGCTCCTCAATTTTGGAAGTTGCGGGTGAGGCTATTGAACAGATTCCTGGTAAAGTACGTATCATATGCAATTCAGATCTACAACAGCAGGATGTAGCAACAGCCAGAGCTGCGGAAATGGCTATTCGTAAAGAGTGGACATCTAAAGTAGAAATGGAAAAGCTGGAGAAAGCAAACCCTCGCCTACGACGACTCTTTAAGTTGTTAAAAAGCGGTAAAATGGAAGTTCGTGTATTGCCTTCCGAAGAGTTTGGTCTGATCCACGGTAAAGCAGGGTTAATCACCCAAAAAGATGGATCTCAGCTCGCCTTTATGGGGAGTACCAATGAAACGTATTCAGCCTGGAAGCTTAATTATGAAATGCTTTGGGAAGACAGTTCAGATGAAGCCATCGACTGGGTAAAGAAAGAGTTTAACGGATTGTGGAACCATCCAAGCGCGGTACCTTTATCAGATTTTGTTATAGAAGATATTGGGAGAATCTCGAAGCGAGTTGTCATCCGAAAGGAGGAGTGGGAAGAGGATGGTGATCCTGCCGGAGCTGTCGTGGAGACACCGGTATACAGAAAAGAGTATGGGTTATGGCCCCATCAGAAATACTTTGTGAAAGTAGCTTGGGATGAATTTCAATCCGGTCGAGGTGCGCGATTTGTGTTGGCTGATCAGGTAGGATTGGGAAAAACCATTCAACTAGCACTCACAGCTCTTTTGATTGCTTTAAAAACAAAAGGACCTATTCTCGTTATTGCTCCAAAAACATTGATCTGGCAGTGGCAGGAAGAGATGAAACATCTCTTAAATATGCCATCAGCTGTTTGGGATGGAAGGCAATGGGTAGATGAAAACGGCATATCTTACCCCTCGTCAGGAAGGGAATCCGTAACAAACTGCCCCAGAAGGGTTGGTATTCTAAGTCAGGGATTAATTGTGCAAGCAGGAGAGATACCGGATTATCTACTAAATCAGCATTACGAATGTGTCATTGTTGATGAGTGCCACCGAGCCCGGCGGAAGAATTTGAAGAAAGATGGCGAAAATGAGCCGATTCAGCCTAACAATATGATGGACTTTCTTCTGAAGATCTCACCTAAAACAAACAATATGTTACTGGCAACGGCTACTCCGGTTCAACTTTACCCAATTGAGGCTTTTGATCTGTTGACAATTTTAAATAGGGGATCGGATCATGTAATAGGTGATGAACTCTCTATTTGGAAGCGGGACAAAGCTTATACGTTGGAACTCATCCAGGGCAAGCAGGATGTGCCGGAAGACGTCAATGAAATCTGGGATTGGGTAAGAAACCCCCTTCCTCCTGCAAATGAAAAAGCACAGCTATTTGGGTTGATCCGGCGTCGGTTACAAAAAAGCCCAACAGATTCTGTAGCAACAGGACCTGAATTCAATGATCTGAACCCTGCAGACAAGCGAAGGCTCCAATCCAATGTAGAGTCAATTTTTTCTGAACACAATCCGTTTATTCGGCACATCATACGACGAGAAAGAAAATTTTTAGAAGAAACTATAGATCCCAAAACCAATGAACCTTTTTTGAAGCCTGTTCGTGTTCGTCTACATGGTGAGGCAGATCATGAAGCGGTCACCTTACCCGGTTATCTACGGGATGCTTACCAGAGTGCCGAAGAGTTTTGCGACGAGCTAGGAGAACGAATGCGAGCTGCCGGTTTCATGAGAACGATGCTTCTAAGAAGAATGGGTAGTTCCATTCAGGCTGGAAAAAATACAGCTATAAAATTTCTTGGGAACCAGTTTCAAGATTTAGAAGCTGAGGAGGAAGATTATGTCAGTAGCATCAATGACACAGAAACCCAAAAGGTTGAGACTGAGGAAGATCAGTCGATCATTACCAGCGAAATGACAGATAAGGAGCGAGAAATATTAATACGTCTGATCAGTCAGCTTGATTCGCATAAAGATAAGGATCCCAAATACGCCTCGTTGAAGGAGTATCTTTTTAAAAAGAATTGGTTACAGCTTGGTTGCATCGTTTTCTCCCAATATCACGATACGATCCGTTATATGGCCGACCAACTCTCTGAAGAATTTCCGGAGATCGAAATCGCTATATATGCCGGGGGCAATAAATCAGGGATCATTAAAAAAGGTGAATTTAAGCCCGAGAAAAAGGAGACGATTAAAGCGAGAGTTCAACGAGGTGAATTAAAACTTCTATTTGGTACTGATTCAGCCAGTGAGGGGTTGAACTTACAACGACTCGGTACCCTCATTAATCTTGATTTACCCTGGAACCCAACTCGTCTTGAACAGAGGAAAGGCCGTATTCAAAGAATTGGTCAAACACGAGATGTTGTGGATGTTTACAATATGAGATATAAAGACTCAGTGGAAGATCGTGTGCATGAACTATTATCAGATCGTCTGGAAGGTATCTACGACCTATTTGGTCAACTTCCGGATGTGCTTGAGGATGTCTGGATAGAAGTGGCTATAGGTGAGAAGAAACAAGCTGAGAAAATTATTAACCAGGTCCCAAAAGAGCATCCTTTTGAAATGAGGTATCACCAGATAGAAAATATCGATTGGGAAACCTGCGAAAGAGTTCTATTTGAGGATGATAAGAAGGAGCAATTGTTAAAAGGGTGGAGCTAA
- a CDS encoding addiction module protein yields MNKSISIDKLSTAEKIELMEKLWADLSASAGYEPPAWHEEELARRKNAVKEGDATYKSWGQAKKEIRNACYF; encoded by the coding sequence ATGAACAAATCCATTTCAATAGATAAACTTTCGACTGCCGAGAAAATTGAGCTTATGGAAAAGCTATGGGCTGATCTATCCGCATCTGCCGGTTACGAACCACCGGCCTGGCATGAGGAAGAACTGGCCAGGCGAAAAAACGCAGTGAAAGAGGGGGATGCAACATATAAAAGCTGGGGTCAGGCTAAAAAGGAGATTCGAAATGCATGTTACTTTTGA
- a CDS encoding vWA domain-containing protein yields MKKGLSEILCIIDRSGSMNTIKSDAIGGFNTFLAEQKKQPGEASFTFVQFNTEMEVVHENKPLNNVEPITDDDFIPGGATALLDAVGFTIDSTGKRLANTPEANRPEKVIVAILTDGQENSSKEYHLSKIKKMIKHQKEKYSWEFIFLGANQDAFSEAYKIGIDNKDAFNFAATDEGVRSAYNDMSIRVSDYRKK; encoded by the coding sequence ATGAAAAAGGGACTATCAGAGATACTTTGCATTATTGACAGATCGGGATCTATGAATACGATTAAGAGTGACGCGATCGGAGGCTTCAACACCTTTCTGGCCGAACAGAAAAAGCAGCCGGGAGAGGCTTCGTTTACGTTTGTTCAGTTCAATACGGAGATGGAGGTCGTTCATGAGAACAAGCCTCTTAACAACGTGGAACCGATAACAGATGATGATTTTATACCCGGCGGAGCGACCGCATTGCTGGATGCCGTGGGGTTTACCATTGACAGTACAGGCAAGAGATTGGCCAATACGCCGGAAGCAAACCGGCCTGAAAAGGTGATTGTTGCCATTCTAACGGACGGGCAGGAAAACTCCAGCAAAGAATACCATTTGTCAAAAATCAAAAAAATGATCAAGCACCAGAAGGAAAAGTACTCATGGGAGTTTATCTTTCTGGGAGCGAATCAGGATGCTTTCTCAGAAGCTTACAAAATAGGCATTGACAATAAAGATGCATTTAACTTCGCAGCGACAGATGAAGGAGTACGATCAGCTTACAATGATATGAGCATTCGTGTATCTGATTACAGAAAAAAGTAA
- a CDS encoding HAD domain-containing protein yields the protein MITFDHSKVIGRVLNTKNHLRRQAKNGKKPSRFDWCPMAAAHINLLTEKLGAQIVVTSTWRYEYSLDELKKLFHQNGMNPDHVTGVIPSLIYEDRSATRGEAIQAWIDENDANNGLHLILDDNDNGISERFPHFIQTSDKEGFADREMIRRCLMIADGELTLG from the coding sequence TTGATTACTTTTGATCACTCAAAAGTAATAGGAAGAGTCCTCAACACAAAAAACCACCTCCGCCGACAGGCGAAAAACGGAAAGAAACCGTCACGGTTCGACTGGTGCCCCATGGCCGCGGCGCATATCAATCTGCTCACCGAAAAACTGGGTGCCCAAATTGTGGTCACCTCCACCTGGCGTTATGAATATTCCCTGGATGAACTGAAAAAGCTGTTTCATCAAAACGGGATGAATCCGGACCATGTGACCGGCGTCATTCCCAGCCTCATTTACGAAGACCGATCCGCCACCCGCGGCGAAGCCATTCAGGCCTGGATCGATGAAAATGATGCCAACAACGGCCTTCATCTCATCCTGGATGACAACGACAACGGCATCAGCGAGCGGTTTCCGCATTTTATTCAGACGTCCGACAAGGAAGGCTTTGCGGATAGGGAGATGATCAGGAGGTGCTTGATGATTGCTGATGGAGAATTGACCCTCGGGTAA
- the ftsH gene encoding ATP-dependent zinc metalloprotease FtsH, giving the protein MADKKKKTDQTNKNGKKKKQGKQQRPGRGRNASWGNLLLWVIFTALLISWLTSSNGGLFSTSPEIAYSEFRQELSRENVESVHVQGEMIRGELREPRVLEISEQDTTRHERFITYIPSFGDERLLSILEEQNVAVSSEPESDFNWWTLFLIGFPILLFIYVGFMFYQRMRARGQGFFNIGKSKAKLQEPESIDTTFDDVAGLDNTKKELTEVIEFLKEPDRFKEIGAKLPKGLLLVGPPGTGKTLLARAAAGEADVPFYSISGSDFMEMFVGVGAKRIRDMFKKAKENSPSIIFIDELDSVGRRRGAGLGGGHDEREQTLNQLLSELDGFERNEGVVVMAATNRPDILDKALLRPGRFDRRLTVDMPTQKSRVEILKIHAKNKPLADDVDLEKVAQSTPGFSGADLENLLNEASLYAGRDKRKKVTMDDIDRARDKVMMGLEREGVQIDDEEKKMLAYHEAGHALVAAVLPHSEPIHKVTIIPRGKAMGATQQFPEKERYIYKREYLLDRLAVVMGGRAAEELVFETSTSGAQDDLKQVAKLSRKMVLDWGMSERFRHISLGSEEEEVFLGRDMSRQREYSDSTAREIDEEVNKITEEAFDRALTTLKENRDVLEKVAELLLEKEEIAGKEVDELLSGQNGQTDIDEDREKD; this is encoded by the coding sequence TTGGCAGACAAAAAGAAGAAGACCGATCAAACGAACAAAAACGGCAAAAAGAAAAAGCAGGGGAAACAACAGAGGCCCGGACGCGGACGGAATGCATCCTGGGGCAATCTGCTGCTTTGGGTAATTTTTACCGCCTTGCTGATCTCGTGGCTTACCTCCTCGAATGGCGGACTCTTTTCCACATCGCCCGAAATTGCCTACAGCGAATTCCGCCAGGAGCTCAGCCGTGAAAACGTGGAGAGCGTGCACGTACAGGGTGAGATGATACGCGGAGAGCTGCGGGAGCCGCGCGTGCTGGAGATCAGCGAGCAGGATACCACGCGGCATGAGCGCTTCATCACCTACATCCCCTCGTTCGGCGACGAGCGCCTCTTATCGATACTTGAGGAGCAGAATGTAGCCGTATCCTCCGAACCGGAATCGGATTTTAACTGGTGGACTCTCTTTCTGATCGGTTTTCCGATCCTGCTGTTCATCTATGTCGGATTTATGTTCTACCAGCGCATGAGGGCACGCGGTCAGGGGTTTTTTAATATCGGCAAGAGCAAGGCCAAGCTGCAGGAACCTGAAAGCATCGACACCACGTTCGACGATGTGGCCGGCCTTGATAACACCAAGAAAGAGCTCACAGAAGTGATTGAGTTCCTGAAAGAGCCCGACCGCTTCAAGGAAATCGGCGCCAAATTGCCGAAGGGACTGCTTCTTGTGGGTCCGCCCGGCACCGGCAAAACGCTACTGGCCCGTGCGGCGGCCGGCGAGGCCGACGTTCCGTTTTACTCCATCAGCGGATCCGATTTTATGGAGATGTTCGTGGGCGTGGGCGCCAAGCGGATACGCGACATGTTCAAAAAGGCGAAGGAGAACTCCCCCAGCATCATCTTCATTGACGAGCTCGACTCCGTAGGCCGAAGGCGCGGCGCAGGGCTTGGCGGCGGACACGATGAACGCGAGCAGACCCTCAACCAGCTGCTTTCTGAGCTCGACGGCTTTGAACGCAACGAGGGCGTGGTGGTGATGGCCGCCACCAACCGTCCCGACATCCTCGACAAGGCGCTGCTGCGTCCCGGCCGCTTCGACCGACGGCTGACGGTGGATATGCCCACCCAGAAATCGCGTGTTGAAATCCTGAAGATACACGCCAAAAACAAGCCGCTGGCCGACGATGTGGACCTGGAGAAAGTAGCCCAGAGCACGCCCGGGTTCAGCGGTGCGGATCTGGAAAACCTGCTCAACGAGGCCTCTCTCTATGCGGGACGCGACAAACGCAAAAAGGTGACCATGGACGATATCGATCGCGCACGCGACAAAGTGATGATGGGCCTCGAGCGCGAAGGAGTTCAGATAGACGATGAGGAGAAAAAGATGCTCGCCTATCACGAGGCGGGTCATGCGCTGGTGGCGGCCGTTCTTCCGCATTCCGAGCCGATCCACAAGGTCACCATCATCCCCCGCGGAAAAGCGATGGGCGCCACGCAGCAGTTTCCGGAAAAAGAGAGGTATATCTACAAACGGGAGTATTTGCTCGACCGTCTCGCGGTGGTGATGGGCGGACGCGCCGCAGAGGAGCTTGTCTTCGAAACCTCGACCAGCGGTGCGCAGGACGATCTGAAGCAGGTGGCCAAGCTTTCACGCAAAATGGTGCTCGACTGGGGCATGAGCGAACGCTTTCGCCATATCTCATTGGGAAGCGAGGAAGAAGAAGTGTTTCTGGGCCGCGACATGAGCCGTCAGCGCGAATACAGCGACTCAACCGCCCGCGAAATTGATGAAGAGGTGAACAAGATTACCGAGGAAGCGTTCGATCGCGCACTCACCACCCTCAAGGAAAACCGCGATGTACTGGAAAAAGTGGCCGAGCTGCTTCTTGAGAAAGAAGAAATTGCCGGAAAAGAAGTGGATGAGCTGCTCAGCGGCCAAAACGGCCAGACAGACATCGATGAAGATCGGGAGAAAGACTGA